A single window of Collinsella aerofaciens DNA harbors:
- the rimP gene encoding ribosome maturation factor RimP codes for MVKTKTEQAIIDALEAVAPQHDVDIVDVELVGATKAPCVRVRIEGAEGQSLSLNDVTANTKWVGDVIEELDPISSSYTLEVSSPGMARPLRRPCDFARFVGENCELTSTATEGRRKYAGKIAAATETNVTLELEDGESVTLDFSDVKKCKLKPTYDFKPAKEGK; via the coding sequence TCATCGACGCGCTCGAGGCCGTCGCTCCCCAGCACGATGTCGACATCGTCGACGTCGAGCTCGTGGGTGCCACCAAGGCCCCCTGCGTGCGCGTACGTATCGAGGGTGCCGAGGGCCAGAGCCTGTCGCTCAACGACGTCACGGCCAACACCAAGTGGGTCGGCGATGTGATTGAGGAGCTCGACCCCATCTCTTCGAGCTACACGCTTGAGGTGTCGAGCCCGGGCATGGCGCGCCCGCTGCGCCGCCCGTGCGACTTTGCCCGCTTTGTGGGCGAGAACTGCGAGCTCACCTCCACCGCCACCGAGGGCCGTCGCAAGTACGCCGGCAAGATTGCCGCCGCCACCGAGACGAACGTGACCCTCGAGCTCGAGGACGGCGAGTCCGTCACCCTCGATTTTTCTGATGTTAAAAAGTGCAAGTTGAAGCCCACCTACGACTTCAAGCCCGCGAAGGAAGGAAAGTAA